Proteins encoded in a region of the Armatimonadota bacterium genome:
- a CDS encoding ABC transporter permease, with protein MTASVSADAVRRWRLTVRWERLLLPAAGIGMTLLVWHWWSQSRGADSVIAAFSPVRTLHSIWDLLATGALLPHMLVSVKRVAVGLAIGLAVGTPLGVLLGTQVWLERATSPVLQLVRMISPLSWMPIAIMVFGIGDAPVYFLLGVAALFPIMLNTRSGIALIERKWILAVRSLGASRWQLLRTVYLPAILMHLLTGFRLAVGICWIVLVPAEMLGVNAGLGYYILDARDRLAYSEMMAVIVVIGVLGYCFDLFARWLVARWTPHVHQQAG; from the coding sequence ATGACTGCTTCTGTCTCAGCGGACGCGGTGCGTAGATGGCGACTAACTGTGCGGTGGGAACGTCTTCTGCTGCCTGCAGCAGGCATTGGGATGACCTTGCTGGTGTGGCACTGGTGGAGCCAGTCACGCGGTGCCGACAGCGTCATCGCCGCCTTCTCGCCTGTACGCACCCTGCACAGTATCTGGGACCTGCTTGCCACCGGGGCGTTGCTCCCTCACATGCTGGTCAGCGTAAAGCGGGTAGCGGTCGGACTGGCTATCGGTTTGGCGGTAGGTACTCCTTTAGGAGTGTTGCTGGGCACGCAAGTGTGGCTGGAGCGCGCCACTTCCCCCGTGCTTCAGCTGGTGCGCATGATTTCCCCCCTGTCCTGGATGCCTATCGCCATCATGGTGTTCGGCATCGGCGATGCGCCAGTTTACTTTCTGTTAGGGGTGGCAGCGCTGTTCCCCATCATGCTCAACACGCGCTCGGGTATCGCCCTCATCGAGCGAAAGTGGATACTGGCGGTGCGCAGTCTGGGAGCAAGCCGCTGGCAACTGCTGCGTACGGTGTACCTTCCTGCGATTCTGATGCACCTGCTCACCGGGTTCCGGCTGGCGGTTGGCATCTGCTGGATCGTGCTGGTGCCGGCGGAGATGCTGGGGGTCAACGCGGGGCTGGGATACTACATCCTCGACGCCCGAGACCGCCTTGCCTACAGCGAGATGATGGCAGTCATCGTGGTGATCGGCGTGTTGGGTTACTGCTTCGACCTGTTCGCCCGCTGGCTGGTGGCACGCTGGACTCCT